In a genomic window of Gossypium arboreum isolate Shixiya-1 chromosome 9, ASM2569848v2, whole genome shotgun sequence:
- the LOC108454179 gene encoding actin-depolymerizing factor, with amino-acid sequence MSFRGGNASSGMGVAEHSKSTYLELQRKKVFRYVIFKIDEKKKEVIVEKTGGPTESYDDFAASLPESDCRYAVYDFDFVTSENCQKSKIFFIAWSPSVSRIRSKMLYATSKDRFRRELEGIHYEIQATDPTEMDLEVIRERAH; translated from the exons ATGTCTTTTAGAGGA GGAAATGCATCATCGGGCATGGGAGTGGCTGAACACAGCAAAAGCACGTACCTGGAACTGCAGAGAAAGAAGGTGTTCCGATATGTTATCTTCAAGATTGATGAGAAGAAAAAGGAGGTCATAGTTGAAAAGACTGGAGGTCCGACAGAGAGCTATGATGATTTCGCAGCCTCATTGCCGGAGAGTGATTGCCGCTATGCAGTTTATGACTTCGATTTTGTGACTTCCGAGAATTGTCAGAAGAGCAAGATCTTTTTTATTGCATG GTCTCCTTCTGTTTCGAGGATCCGTTCCAAGATGCTTTATGCAACATCAAAGGACAGGTTCCGAAGGGAATTGGAGGGCATCCATTACGAAATCCAGGCAACCGACCCGACTGAAATGGATCTTGAGGTGATTAGGGAGCGTGCACATTAA